The proteins below come from a single Dysgonomonadaceae bacterium PH5-43 genomic window:
- a CDS encoding hypothetical protein (product_source=Hypo-rule applied), producing the protein MADTSDGFIYGLDVLKFKGKVFGYISEDGLTAGGTEPTTTQVRAAQKRNAVVKTLFTTPGSKQFTFVLIQLKGENFKDVFGGEVDADGVYSAPAMEEIQEGDAVIECASGHTIDIPKASLVGNLAQAINLAQTLAVSCTMEILIPDDGGSPFQIYPPGQTPPEG; encoded by the coding sequence ATGGCAGATACAAGTGATGGATTTATTTATGGACTGGACGTCCTGAAATTCAAAGGAAAGGTCTTCGGCTATATCTCGGAAGACGGCCTGACTGCCGGAGGAACCGAACCGACCACGACTCAGGTCAGAGCGGCTCAAAAACGAAACGCGGTGGTTAAGACCCTGTTTACAACTCCGGGAAGCAAGCAATTTACCTTCGTTCTTATCCAGCTAAAGGGAGAGAACTTTAAGGATGTATTCGGAGGCGAGGTCGATGCGGATGGTGTTTACAGCGCTCCGGCAATGGAAGAAATCCAGGAAGGAGATGCGGTAATCGAATGTGCTTCCGGTCATACGATCGACATTCCGAAGGCTTCGCTGGTCGGTAATCTGGCTCAGGCGATCAACCTGGCTCAAACCCTGGCTGTCTCCTGTACCATGGAGATACTGATTCCGGATGATGGCGGGTCTCCATTCCAGATCTACCCTCCGGGACAAACGCCTCCTGAAGGATAA
- a CDS encoding hypothetical protein (product_source=Hypo-rule applied; transmembrane_helix_parts=Inside_1_84,TMhelix_85_107,Outside_108_157), whose product MKKEELLASELLLDLGVAIPVRPLRFLSKKKSRKVLIRRPYMGGLIRFSRIYLKMGVSSEEIKKYNPDEMMEFMTNHGHSVSRMVAVSIVRGFFSYILFGNLVAWWLRWQVHPLFLAEAVIQLIDHTNLDPFKNIIISADKINLMKPRMSHGKENGS is encoded by the coding sequence ATGAAGAAAGAGGAGCTGTTGGCTTCCGAACTACTTTTAGACCTGGGCGTTGCGATCCCTGTTCGCCCGCTCAGGTTTTTAAGTAAAAAGAAGTCTCGAAAGGTATTGATCCGGAGACCGTACATGGGAGGGCTTATACGTTTCTCCCGGATATATTTGAAGATGGGAGTAAGCTCGGAAGAGATAAAAAAGTATAACCCGGACGAGATGATGGAGTTTATGACTAATCATGGACACAGCGTCAGCCGGATGGTAGCCGTAAGTATTGTAAGGGGATTTTTCTCCTATATATTATTCGGCAACCTTGTAGCCTGGTGGCTGCGCTGGCAGGTTCATCCTTTATTTCTTGCTGAAGCGGTAATCCAATTAATCGACCATACGAATCTCGACCCTTTCAAAAATATTATCATCTCGGCGGACAAGATAAATCTGATGAAGCCAAGAATGAGCCATGGAAAAGAAAACGGGAGTTAA
- a CDS encoding hypothetical protein (product_source=Hypo-rule applied), which translates to MEGSHSPFGFVWQIATATGWSINRILWKIPYPTLMLMIKDIPRYVTEENKNPGQRKNRNTNKQKTKGQSALDFFQTRLTDNGKGG; encoded by the coding sequence ATGGAAGGTTCCCATAGCCCGTTCGGATTCGTCTGGCAGATAGCGACAGCCACCGGCTGGAGTATCAACCGGATACTTTGGAAAATTCCTTATCCTACATTAATGCTGATGATAAAGGATATTCCAAGGTATGTTACGGAAGAAAACAAAAATCCGGGACAAAGGAAAAACCGGAATACGAATAAACAAAAAACAAAAGGACAAAGCGCTCTGGACTTTTTCCAGACACGATTGACAGATAATGGCAAGGGCGGTTGA
- a CDS encoding ABC-type transporter Mla subunit MlaD (product_source=COG1463; cath_funfam=1.10.10.10,1.20.58.300; cog=COG1463; superfamily=46585,47170,58104; transmembrane_helix_parts=Inside_1_35,TMhelix_36_58,Outside_59_1416), with protein sequence MTPGMRRAYNEVVGLDKEIDKLGDTTDRVTAGMGKSFGNLGGVVGGALSFAGASAFVSKIFDIRSAFQDTESSMTVFLGSAEKASKFMRELQDYAWYNMFEFSDLTEESKKLLAFRVDVEDVISVIDQLSNIAAGVKKPLSEYVDLYTKAKSLGKLEASDIESWGQRGVVIMDTLKDMGVEVDRSSVKFEHLEMVLKNLTSTGGMFDGLMAEQMSNLSASYGQLQDDITNMFNELGEKYQDVMKSGIEVGSWLIANYEQIGRTIMELVGVYGTYRVALAAATAAEYFRYQATLAGMAGMTKMQAITDVLRAKTAALNKTMLANPYVLVAAGIAALAYGTYKLITYQTEAEKAQKRLNDALKEAEKNSLSEQRELARLKGELSALTKGTDQYNEVKDKIIKNFGKYYSGLEQEIEAVGLTEAAYNKLTEAITRSFGARQYEKFTQEQTGNLEETMSKNLGKIQDRLIDKLGEEAGTKYYTKIRNSLLNGDLGISGTNFYDISGLEDETRKALDQVSGRGNFVSNFAIEGYIREIIKAQELTDELDKKARIKFGIEDVTPSITENNSEAAKSFDNISDAVSDTTQKIEKLKKEIADLRSGDIQVESGSLTKTLEEKIKELKTAEDKLALLTGKDSKTIKAGQSALDKEKKQAQESAELRRKIANDEIREAIEKQSRELDNEQALLNIQEDGFEKRQKQAELNHKKNLLAIEKRTQELIEKQQETEKNAWKLEGEKGTFVPTTITANDLYKNNPEAKKEIDESRSTANAVYKAETDALYKELLDKYKDYARRRREVEEQFQEDIKALNELPDDNEYKADTIKEAEKQRKEAIKSINEEEASEIKKTSDLFIRLFGDASTQTVKEIRRVIDEVQALYDYLSTTSDEDLTDNFGFTAEQLRSFKGDAEQLKAILDGLIAKKKELAEKSEFEAFSQSISDALKKINKGGRENIGEGIADIGSAISGIMPSVEKFGQDIGSIFGEDTADDIKVITDLLGATVEVGTGVGKIMSGDVIGGITDVVSGLTKVFSMASEAEKRHRQALEDIASRRLDLQRQYNLLLLEQNLLLKEASTVFGEKEITKAANALKNYEETIRQLQEEMRGDAPGEFLRIFGSKEYEKQLKAYNDGIKGLQDAQIVTGHKKTGLFGWGKGKDTYSSILDVYDDVIDAEGRINTQRIQTILDTQKMNDETRAYLENLLALEEQAEAAAEALRSYLQETFGVLGEDIISSITSAIMDQGIDAWEEFGKSGAKVIEALGEQLAYELFFADKFAKLQADLEAIYSDTSDPEEIARRQMALIGNFYSTIDDEMAAAQDFLEQWKKNAADQGFDLWSDDSSSQSGKAGAFTTMTQDQAGKLEGLFTSVQNHVASMDDKMSDLSEAMYDSVDLLGEIRDNTGTAAAELKTIREDIKAIIRDGLRMK encoded by the coding sequence ATGACTCCCGGAATGCGGCGGGCGTATAACGAGGTTGTCGGTCTTGACAAAGAGATCGACAAACTGGGTGATACGACCGACCGTGTAACTGCCGGTATGGGAAAATCATTCGGGAACCTTGGCGGTGTTGTCGGAGGAGCATTGTCTTTCGCCGGTGCTTCTGCTTTTGTAAGCAAGATATTCGATATTAGGTCTGCCTTCCAGGATACGGAAAGCAGTATGACGGTTTTCCTCGGATCGGCGGAGAAGGCTTCGAAATTCATGCGGGAATTACAGGATTATGCCTGGTACAATATGTTTGAATTTTCCGACCTGACCGAAGAAAGTAAGAAACTCTTAGCCTTCCGCGTCGATGTGGAAGATGTTATTTCTGTTATAGATCAACTGTCCAATATCGCTGCGGGAGTCAAAAAGCCTCTCTCGGAATATGTCGATCTTTATACCAAAGCAAAAAGTTTGGGAAAACTGGAAGCTTCCGATATAGAGAGCTGGGGACAGCGGGGAGTTGTTATCATGGATACCCTGAAAGACATGGGTGTTGAAGTCGATCGTTCTTCGGTTAAATTTGAACATCTTGAAATGGTATTGAAGAATCTGACTTCTACCGGAGGCATGTTCGACGGATTGATGGCAGAACAAATGAGTAACCTGTCGGCCAGCTACGGTCAGTTACAAGACGACATTACCAATATGTTCAATGAATTGGGCGAGAAGTATCAGGATGTAATGAAAAGCGGTATCGAAGTCGGAAGCTGGCTCATTGCAAACTACGAACAGATCGGCCGGACGATCATGGAACTGGTCGGTGTTTATGGAACTTACCGTGTCGCTTTGGCTGCTGCAACTGCCGCCGAGTATTTTCGTTATCAGGCGACATTGGCCGGGATGGCCGGAATGACAAAGATGCAGGCCATTACCGATGTATTGCGCGCCAAGACAGCCGCATTAAACAAAACCATGCTGGCTAATCCTTATGTTCTTGTTGCCGCCGGGATCGCAGCTCTCGCCTATGGCACATACAAACTTATCACCTACCAGACAGAAGCCGAAAAGGCACAAAAGCGTCTGAATGATGCCCTGAAGGAAGCCGAAAAAAATTCCCTTTCCGAACAAAGAGAACTCGCCAGACTGAAGGGAGAGCTTTCGGCATTGACGAAAGGAACCGACCAGTACAATGAGGTTAAGGATAAGATCATTAAAAACTTCGGAAAATACTATTCCGGTCTTGAACAGGAGATAGAAGCGGTCGGATTAACCGAGGCCGCTTATAATAAATTAACAGAAGCCATAACCCGGTCATTCGGCGCCCGGCAGTATGAAAAGTTCACGCAGGAACAAACAGGCAATCTCGAAGAGACAATGTCCAAGAACCTGGGGAAAATTCAGGATAGATTGATTGATAAACTTGGAGAAGAAGCCGGAACCAAATACTATACAAAAATCAGAAATTCCCTATTGAATGGAGATTTAGGGATTTCAGGAACTAACTTCTATGATATTTCAGGATTGGAAGATGAAACCCGAAAAGCGCTGGATCAAGTCTCCGGAAGAGGAAATTTCGTTTCCAACTTTGCCATTGAAGGCTATATAAGGGAAATTATAAAAGCACAAGAACTGACCGATGAATTAGACAAAAAAGCAAGAATCAAATTTGGCATTGAGGATGTGACTCCATCCATTACCGAAAATAATTCGGAAGCGGCAAAGTCTTTTGATAATATCTCCGATGCTGTTTCGGATACAACTCAAAAGATCGAAAAGCTAAAAAAAGAAATTGCCGATTTGCGGAGCGGAGATATACAAGTCGAATCCGGATCGCTGACAAAAACACTGGAGGAAAAAATCAAAGAACTAAAAACGGCTGAAGATAAACTGGCCTTACTAACCGGTAAAGACAGTAAAACGATAAAAGCGGGACAGTCCGCTCTGGATAAGGAAAAAAAGCAGGCTCAAGAGTCGGCCGAATTAAGAAGGAAGATCGCTAACGATGAGATCCGGGAGGCGATCGAAAAACAAAGCCGTGAATTGGATAACGAGCAGGCTTTATTGAATATTCAGGAAGATGGTTTCGAGAAGCGCCAAAAGCAGGCGGAGCTGAACCATAAAAAGAACTTGTTGGCAATCGAGAAAAGGACACAGGAACTGATCGAAAAGCAACAGGAGACAGAGAAGAACGCCTGGAAACTGGAAGGAGAGAAAGGAACATTCGTCCCCACTACCATAACAGCAAATGACCTGTATAAGAACAATCCGGAAGCGAAAAAAGAAATCGATGAGAGTCGCTCTACTGCCAATGCGGTTTACAAAGCCGAAACGGATGCCCTGTATAAGGAACTACTGGATAAATACAAAGATTACGCACGTCGGCGTCGGGAAGTAGAAGAACAATTCCAGGAGGATATAAAAGCACTCAACGAACTTCCGGACGATAATGAGTACAAAGCGGATACTATTAAAGAAGCCGAAAAACAACGAAAAGAAGCCATCAAGTCGATAAACGAAGAGGAAGCTTCCGAAATAAAGAAGACTTCCGATTTGTTTATCCGTCTCTTTGGGGATGCTTCGACCCAAACCGTAAAAGAGATCCGCCGGGTAATCGATGAAGTCCAGGCATTATACGACTACCTTTCCACGACTTCGGATGAAGACCTGACCGATAATTTCGGATTTACGGCAGAGCAGCTTCGCAGTTTTAAAGGAGATGCCGAGCAACTGAAAGCCATCCTGGACGGATTGATTGCCAAGAAAAAAGAACTGGCCGAGAAAAGCGAGTTTGAAGCTTTCTCTCAAAGTATAAGCGATGCCCTCAAGAAAATAAACAAAGGAGGACGTGAGAATATCGGAGAGGGCATTGCCGATATCGGATCGGCCATCTCCGGGATCATGCCTTCGGTTGAAAAGTTCGGCCAGGACATCGGATCCATCTTCGGGGAAGATACGGCAGACGATATCAAAGTGATTACCGATCTTTTGGGGGCTACCGTCGAGGTCGGTACCGGAGTCGGAAAGATTATGTCCGGCGATGTGATCGGAGGGATAACCGATGTTGTCTCCGGATTGACCAAAGTTTTCTCCATGGCATCGGAAGCGGAGAAAAGACACAGGCAGGCATTGGAGGATATTGCTTCGCGCCGGTTGGATTTGCAAAGGCAATATAATCTACTCCTTCTTGAACAAAACCTTTTGCTCAAGGAGGCGTCGACCGTCTTCGGGGAAAAAGAAATTACCAAGGCGGCCAATGCACTAAAGAACTATGAGGAAACAATCCGACAGCTTCAGGAAGAGATGCGAGGAGATGCTCCGGGTGAATTCTTACGTATTTTTGGTTCCAAAGAGTATGAAAAACAACTCAAGGCATACAATGATGGAATCAAAGGCCTTCAGGATGCCCAGATCGTAACCGGACATAAAAAGACCGGTCTTTTCGGTTGGGGAAAAGGGAAAGATACATACTCCAGTATTTTGGATGTATATGACGATGTGATCGATGCGGAAGGTCGGATCAATACCCAGCGGATCCAGACAATTTTGGATACCCAGAAAATGAATGATGAGACTCGGGCTTATCTCGAAAACTTATTGGCGCTGGAGGAACAGGCCGAGGCGGCAGCCGAAGCCTTGCGGAGTTATCTCCAGGAAACATTCGGGGTATTAGGAGAAGATATTATCTCTTCTATTACTTCCGCTATTATGGATCAGGGCATCGATGCCTGGGAGGAGTTCGGAAAGTCCGGGGCAAAAGTTATCGAGGCGCTGGGAGAACAGCTGGCATACGAACTGTTCTTTGCTGATAAGTTTGCCAAACTTCAGGCCGACCTGGAAGCGATCTATTCGGACACTTCCGATCCCGAGGAGATAGCACGCCGGCAAATGGCTCTTATCGGTAATTTTTATTCTACGATCGACGATGAGATGGCAGCCGCTCAAGACTTCCTGGAGCAATGGAAAAAGAATGCGGCTGACCAGGGCTTTGACCTGTGGTCAGATGATTCTTCCTCCCAGAGTGGAAAGGCCGGAGCCTTTACCACCATGACACAAGACCAAGCGGGAAAGCTGGAGGGATTATTCACCTCGGTTCAGAACCATGTGGCCAGTATGGACGATAAAATGAGTGATTTAAGCGAGGCTATGTACGATTCGGTTGATCTGCTTGGAGAGATCAGGGATAACACCGGCACTGCGGCCGCTGAGTTAAAGACAATCAGGGAGGACATTAAAGCAATAATCAGGGACGGACTAAGAATGAAATAA
- a CDS encoding hypothetical protein (product_source=Hypo-rule applied) — translation MEILEGLLFINDTDVYLQYGAFLTEDSPGSFSNYSELLKPAKMKPYTAVDFREEDGEKLPDVLPDPAYEPRDVTLYFAILANTAAVFLSRYSAFLGLLKSGWLNIRLPELNKTYRMYYRESSAYDQLTPIDGKVAAKFKVIFREPVPEN, via the coding sequence ATGGAAATACTGGAAGGATTATTATTTATCAACGATACGGATGTGTATCTTCAGTATGGAGCTTTCCTGACGGAAGACTCCCCTGGAAGTTTTAGTAATTATTCCGAACTTTTGAAGCCGGCAAAGATGAAACCTTATACGGCGGTTGACTTTCGGGAAGAGGATGGGGAGAAACTTCCCGATGTACTTCCCGATCCGGCCTATGAACCTCGGGATGTAACATTATATTTTGCCATTCTGGCCAATACGGCTGCCGTTTTTTTATCCCGGTACTCCGCTTTTCTCGGCCTGCTTAAATCGGGTTGGCTTAATATCCGATTGCCTGAACTGAATAAGACCTACCGGATGTATTACAGGGAATCGTCTGCCTATGACCAACTCACTCCCATCGACGGGAAAGTGGCTGCAAAATTCAAAGTAATATTCCGGGAGCCGGTACCGGAGAACTAA
- a CDS encoding hypothetical protein (product_source=Hypo-rule applied; superfamily=49785) has translation MKLEIKNKNGEVKAIVSPSDNSVLTHAAMGEHVLSLSFVLTEYIQLDVDDNILFLGKTYKLLEIYHPTMKSLQEWSYDPKFYGVESELKRALVLKTVDNEFDPVFPLTAPAREHLALIVENINRIKNRTDWKVGEVIASENVVISYNGTYCYDALTELANQLETEWWVEGTTINLTRCEFGNPITLGYNNGLTGLLKDGNDNAKFFTRLYPIGSSRNIVASDYGSSRLQLPGGQKYVEQNLQFGIIEHFEESAFSHIYPRRVGTISSVRTEERTGEEGNPFTVYFFKDSSLNFDPNDYEIAGLIKMVSFESGELLGQKDFEVNYYSNSQEFEIINQYPEGFGQLPGGSLIPKPGDEYILYNIKMPGEYYPLAEAEYKEAVDAYMEKYNLDKSIYKGDTDYIEILIRNLVDLKIGQRINLQSSRYFPETGSRISRITEISRKVNLPSQMTLSFSDVIAKGTLESLQEGISEAMNYARSNASSLPDIIRSWEGTEPTDYNLFSALKSIREFLSKNNDDTARGLITFLKGLEVGDFHSGFLGSGAAITVDEDGITTAEVDKLIVRRYAKFFELIIERLSHIGGQLIISPARMICTEVEELVASYRCYFDTGENGEFVQEFVAGDQARCQVWTGSGTKYYWRLVTGTGSDYIDLSKTDADSGSDIPVAGDHIVQLGNRDNTERQNAQILSSFGEDAPSYKQYSGIDSYSLVDKYVTGFTSKGNRIEGLLNILPGSLGWQNLQGLPEEIAKAADIEVGAVNLVRNSAFSGDYESRYLRPDTQLEPDTEMFSGSLTFWEGDAIVEEDTESASGYSCSTVTRISQALYRPLIDGERYVLSFKAKGNITAKIGTATMMQSITGGYERIGFQFEALQATTIEFSGEFAICEIQLERGTIPTAWSVSPYDNDKSLVQYESLRYMSDAIKGMTQILGGLILTSMIQLGKYKDGVLEKITAGMSGLYMDDNDVAFWGGGTFEQAIRTVMTFANDPRKQLTDDEWKELANVVITHGGRAILNDAIFRGTVYASSGVFKGRIEADEGYFVGQVESNSNGNRVRIDPSGLEKIRLIAESGYQIANLGFYSQIAGRTMGRIQVHERNENGDLLRTLSITPDGINIIQGANIMTINFVGGEARINCKLPTSGSGLDSGYWWYDKNKGIQIVD, from the coding sequence ATGAAATTGGAAATCAAAAATAAGAACGGAGAAGTAAAAGCGATCGTATCGCCTTCGGATAATTCGGTATTGACACATGCCGCCATGGGCGAGCATGTGCTTTCCTTGTCTTTTGTTCTGACTGAGTATATACAGTTGGATGTGGACGATAACATTTTGTTCCTGGGGAAAACTTACAAACTGCTTGAGATATACCATCCTACCATGAAATCCCTTCAGGAGTGGTCGTATGATCCGAAATTCTATGGGGTGGAGTCGGAACTGAAAAGGGCATTGGTACTGAAAACGGTCGACAATGAATTTGACCCGGTATTTCCACTGACCGCTCCGGCCAGGGAACATCTCGCCCTCATCGTTGAAAACATAAACCGGATAAAGAATAGGACAGACTGGAAAGTCGGGGAAGTGATAGCAAGCGAAAATGTTGTTATTTCTTACAATGGTACCTACTGTTATGATGCCCTGACTGAGTTGGCGAACCAGCTGGAGACGGAATGGTGGGTAGAGGGAACGACAATAAATCTGACTCGCTGCGAGTTCGGCAATCCGATAACGCTCGGATATAATAACGGGCTGACAGGGCTTTTGAAAGACGGGAACGATAACGCTAAGTTTTTTACCCGGCTTTATCCGATCGGAAGTTCCAGGAACATCGTAGCTTCGGATTACGGATCATCCCGGCTCCAGCTCCCGGGAGGACAGAAATACGTCGAACAAAATCTTCAGTTCGGTATTATAGAACATTTTGAAGAATCGGCTTTCTCCCATATCTATCCGCGCCGGGTTGGTACCATCAGTTCTGTCCGGACGGAAGAGCGTACCGGAGAGGAAGGTAATCCTTTTACTGTATATTTCTTTAAGGATTCATCTCTGAACTTCGATCCGAACGATTACGAAATAGCCGGACTTATTAAGATGGTTTCTTTCGAATCCGGAGAGCTTCTCGGGCAAAAAGACTTTGAAGTCAATTACTATTCAAATTCTCAGGAGTTTGAAATCATCAATCAGTATCCGGAAGGATTCGGTCAGTTACCGGGAGGGTCGCTTATTCCAAAGCCAGGAGACGAATATATCCTTTATAACATTAAGATGCCCGGGGAGTATTATCCGTTAGCTGAAGCGGAATACAAAGAGGCGGTCGATGCCTATATGGAGAAATATAACTTAGACAAATCCATATATAAAGGGGACACCGATTATATTGAAATCCTGATCCGTAATCTGGTAGACCTGAAGATCGGCCAGCGAATTAATCTTCAAAGTTCCCGATACTTCCCGGAGACCGGTTCTCGGATCAGCCGGATAACCGAAATATCCCGGAAGGTTAATCTTCCGAGTCAGATGACGCTTAGCTTCTCGGATGTGATTGCCAAAGGGACATTAGAAAGTCTTCAGGAAGGGATAAGCGAAGCGATGAACTATGCCCGGTCGAATGCTTCATCGCTTCCGGATATTATCAGAAGTTGGGAGGGTACCGAGCCGACAGACTATAACCTTTTCTCTGCTCTTAAATCAATCCGGGAGTTTCTATCGAAGAATAATGATGATACGGCGCGCGGGCTGATCACTTTCCTAAAAGGGTTGGAAGTAGGTGATTTTCATTCCGGTTTCCTCGGATCCGGAGCAGCTATCACAGTTGATGAAGATGGTATCACAACGGCTGAAGTAGATAAATTGATTGTCCGCCGGTATGCTAAGTTCTTTGAACTCATAATCGAACGTTTGAGTCATATCGGAGGGCAGTTGATTATTTCGCCGGCGCGGATGATCTGTACGGAAGTAGAGGAATTAGTTGCCTCTTACAGGTGTTACTTCGATACCGGAGAGAATGGGGAGTTTGTCCAGGAATTCGTAGCGGGAGACCAGGCACGCTGTCAGGTGTGGACTGGATCCGGAACGAAATACTACTGGAGGCTTGTTACCGGTACCGGAAGCGATTACATTGACTTATCCAAAACGGATGCTGATTCCGGATCGGACATTCCGGTAGCCGGGGATCATATCGTCCAACTGGGGAACCGGGACAATACAGAACGGCAAAACGCTCAGATACTCTCTTCCTTCGGGGAAGATGCACCCAGCTACAAACAATACTCAGGTATCGACAGCTATTCGTTGGTCGATAAGTATGTAACCGGATTTACCAGCAAAGGAAACCGGATAGAGGGTCTGCTTAATATCCTTCCGGGAAGCCTGGGCTGGCAGAACCTGCAAGGCTTACCTGAAGAGATCGCTAAAGCAGCCGATATTGAAGTCGGCGCTGTCAACCTCGTCCGGAACTCGGCTTTCTCCGGAGACTATGAGAGCCGATACCTGAGACCGGATACTCAACTGGAGCCTGATACGGAAATGTTCAGCGGTAGTCTTACATTCTGGGAAGGGGATGCCATTGTGGAGGAAGACACAGAGAGCGCTTCCGGCTATTCCTGCTCGACTGTTACCAGGATATCGCAAGCGCTGTATCGCCCGCTTATCGATGGGGAACGCTATGTTCTATCATTCAAAGCCAAAGGTAATATTACAGCCAAGATCGGAACGGCTACCATGATGCAGTCGATAACCGGCGGATATGAACGGATCGGATTTCAGTTCGAAGCCCTTCAGGCTACCACAATAGAATTTTCCGGAGAGTTTGCGATCTGCGAAATACAGCTGGAGCGCGGAACGATTCCGACGGCCTGGTCAGTTTCGCCTTATGATAATGACAAGTCGCTGGTTCAATATGAATCACTCCGGTACATGTCCGATGCTATTAAAGGAATGACTCAGATACTGGGAGGTCTGATACTGACATCGATGATTCAACTCGGAAAGTACAAGGACGGGGTACTGGAGAAGATTACAGCCGGTATGTCAGGATTGTATATGGATGACAACGATGTCGCTTTTTGGGGCGGTGGGACATTTGAACAGGCTATCCGGACAGTTATGACTTTCGCCAACGATCCGCGGAAGCAGCTGACGGATGACGAGTGGAAAGAGTTGGCCAATGTCGTGATAACTCATGGAGGCCGGGCGATACTCAATGATGCGATCTTCCGGGGAACGGTGTATGCCAGTTCAGGAGTATTTAAGGGACGCATAGAGGCTGATGAAGGTTATTTCGTGGGTCAGGTTGAGAGTAATAGCAATGGGAATAGAGTTAGGATTGACCCTTCAGGATTAGAGAAAATACGTCTGATTGCAGAATCAGGATATCAAATAGCTAATCTTGGTTTTTATTCTCAGATTGCGGGTCGGACTATGGGTCGGATTCAAGTACATGAGAGAAATGAAAATGGAGATTTGTTACGGACATTATCAATCACTCCGGATGGAATAAATATAATACAAGGAGCAAATATAATGACAATCAATTTTGTCGGAGGGGAAGCTCGTATTAATTGTAAGCTACCAACATCGGGATCAGGATTAGACTCTGGGTATTGGTGGTATGATAAAAACAAAGGAATACAAATAGTAGATTAA
- a CDS encoding hypothetical protein (product_source=Hypo-rule applied), producing MKNIIYLLLAVCLFVSCSDDEGDSQDYTSFVLLAKEGASNFPEPKVGYYDDEGKCILIKQLRNIENNIPSEEVILSEYIPEVYIFYSYGEYSNLRLEKTLRLKKNTKNTLLLDGKGIRIAEINEYTWPH from the coding sequence ATGAAAAATATAATATATCTCCTATTGGCTGTTTGTCTATTCGTTTCCTGTTCCGATGACGAAGGGGATTCGCAAGACTATACAAGTTTTGTCCTCTTAGCAAAAGAAGGCGCATCCAATTTTCCAGAACCCAAAGTCGGTTATTACGACGATGAGGGTAAATGTATCCTGATAAAACAATTAAGAAACATTGAAAATAATATACCTTCGGAAGAGGTAATACTATCCGAGTATATTCCTGAAGTTTATATATTTTACTCCTATGGTGAATATAGTAACCTAAGGCTTGAAAAAACCTTGAGATTAAAAAAAAATACCAAAAACACCCTATTACTGGATGGCAAGGGAATTCGTATTGCTGAGATAAATGAATATACATGGCCGCATTAA